Proteins found in one Muntiacus reevesi chromosome 2, mMunRee1.1, whole genome shotgun sequence genomic segment:
- the LOC136159314 gene encoding dihydrodiol dehydrogenase 3 isoform X1: MDPKGQRVKLNDGHFIPVLGFGTFAPPEVPKSEALEVTKFAIEAGFRHIDSAHLYQNEEQVGQAIRSKIANGTVKREDIFYTSKLWSTSLRPELVRPALEKSLNNLQLDYVDLYIIHFPVALKPGEALFPTDENGKAIFDSVDLCHTWEALEKCKDAGLTKSIGVSNFNHKQLEKILNKPGLKYKPVCNQVECHPYLNQSKLLDFCKSHDIVLVAYGALGSQRIKEWVNPNLPYLLEDPVLSAIAKKHKQTPALVALRYQIQRGVVVLAKSYNKKRIKENIQVFDFELTPEDMKAIDGLNSNIRYNEILLCVGHPDYPFFEEY, encoded by the exons ATGGATCCCAAAGGCCAGAGAGTGAAGCTTAATGATGGCCACTTCATTCCTGTCCTGGGATTTGGAACGTTTGCACCTCCAGAG GTTCCTAAGAGTGAAGCTCTGGAGGTCACCAAATTTGCTATAGAGGCTGGGTTCCGCCATATTGACAGTGCTCATTTGTACCAAAATGAAGAGCAGGTTGGCCAGGCCATTCGAAGCAAGATTGCCAATGGCACTGTGAAGAGAGAAGACATATTCTACACTTCAAAG CTTTGGTCCACTTCCCTTCGTCCAGAGTTGGTTCGACCAGccttggaaaagtcactgaaTAATCTTCAACTGGACTATGTCGATCTCTATATTATTCATTTTCCAGTGGCTCTGAAG CCAGGGGAGGCACTTTTCCCAACagatgaaaatggaaaagcaatATTTGACTCAGTGGATCTCTGTCACACATGGGAG GCCCTGGAGAAGTGTAAGGATGCAGGGTTGACCAAGTCCATTGGGGTGTCCAACTTCAACCACAAGCAGCTGGAGAAGATTCTGAACAAGCCAGGGCTCAAGTACAAGCCTGTCTGCAACCAG GTGGAATGTCATCCTTATCTCAACCAGAGCAAACTGTTGGATTTCTGCAAGTCACATGATATTGTTCTTGTTGCCTATGGTGCTCTGGGATCCCAACGAATAAAAGAATG GGTGAACCCAAACCTCCCCTATCTCTTGGAGGACCCAGTTCTCTCTGCCATTGCCAAAAAACACAAGCAAACCCCAGCTCTGGTTGCCCTTCGCTACCAGATACAACGTGGGGTTGTGGTTCTGGCCAAGAGTTACAACAAGAAGCGGATCAAAGAGAACATACAG gtgTTTGACTTTGAACTGACACCAGAAGACATGAAAGCAATCGATGGCCTCAACAGCAATATAAGATATAATGAGATACTACT gtGTGTTGGTCACCCTGACTATCCTTTTTTTGAGGAATATTGA